The following proteins are co-located in the Vibrio azureus genome:
- a CDS encoding ChrR family anti-sigma-E factor encodes MNSHLDTNLLEAYAAGDIDAVSGLLVATHLDICQQCRSLVNQLEDKHANQACEPLFEYSDDFEQMLDDIVSQPAVGDHFVLHDLRSVKVAGKEFALPKPLYRFADLIGDWKSYGGKVFSAPIDFGEDERVNLMYINEDVKIPQHTHKGLETTLVLHGGFSDEHGHYEAGDIIVRDSQCTHTPFTKKGEDCLCLAVLTEPMLFTQGVARIFNRFGKGIYP; translated from the coding sequence ATGAACAGTCATCTAGATACTAATTTGTTGGAAGCTTATGCAGCTGGTGATATCGATGCTGTTTCTGGTTTGTTGGTTGCGACTCATCTGGATATTTGTCAGCAATGCCGCTCCTTGGTCAATCAACTTGAAGATAAGCACGCGAATCAAGCATGCGAACCTTTGTTCGAGTACTCAGATGATTTCGAACAAATGCTAGACGATATCGTTTCCCAGCCCGCTGTTGGCGACCATTTTGTCTTACATGATCTCCGCTCAGTGAAAGTTGCAGGTAAAGAGTTTGCTCTTCCTAAACCTTTATATCGCTTTGCTGACTTGATCGGCGATTGGAAAAGCTACGGTGGCAAGGTTTTTAGTGCCCCCATTGACTTCGGTGAAGATGAAAGGGTGAACCTGATGTACATCAATGAGGATGTCAAAATTCCTCAGCACACTCATAAAGGCTTGGAGACAACGTTAGTTCTTCATGGTGGTTTCAGCGATGAACATGGTCACTATGAAGCCGGTGATATTATCGTCAGAGACAGTCAGTGCACTCATACTCCGTTTACTAAAAAAGGTGAGGATTGTCTTTGCTTAGCGGTATTGACCGAGCCAATGCTATTTACTCAAGGTGTCGCGAGAATATTCAACCGCTTTGGCAAGGGGATTTATCCATAA
- the tcdA gene encoding tRNA cyclic N6-threonylcarbamoyladenosine(37) synthase TcdA, with protein sequence MRELDTPASENYDQRFGGTRRLYGNNEVEILRAAHVCVIGIGGVGSWAVEALARTGIGELTLIDMDDVCVTNINRQIHAMTGTVGKSKIEVMAERVKLINPECQVNLIDDFISPDNQHQYLSKEFDYVLDAIDSVRAKASLLAYCRSNKIKVITTGGAGGQVDPTQIKVADLTKTIQDPLAKKIKDTLRRHHNFPTNPARKFGIDCVFSTEQLKYPQADGSVCGVKSTAEGPKRMDCASGFGAATVVTATFGFVAVSRIVEKLIQKHKK encoded by the coding sequence ATGCGTGAACTTGATACTCCGGCTTCAGAAAATTACGACCAACGTTTTGGTGGAACTCGTCGTCTTTATGGTAATAATGAAGTTGAGATCCTGCGAGCAGCTCATGTCTGTGTCATCGGAATTGGTGGCGTTGGTTCATGGGCAGTCGAAGCATTAGCACGAACGGGTATTGGTGAGCTTACATTGATCGATATGGATGATGTGTGCGTGACTAACATTAACCGTCAAATCCACGCGATGACTGGGACAGTCGGCAAAAGCAAAATAGAAGTGATGGCAGAACGAGTAAAACTGATTAATCCAGAGTGTCAGGTGAACTTGATTGATGACTTTATTTCTCCCGATAACCAACACCAATATTTAAGCAAAGAATTTGATTACGTGTTGGATGCAATCGACAGTGTGAGAGCAAAAGCTTCTTTGTTAGCCTACTGTCGTAGCAATAAAATCAAAGTCATCACAACGGGTGGGGCTGGTGGACAAGTTGATCCAACACAAATAAAAGTCGCTGATCTAACGAAAACCATTCAAGACCCTTTAGCGAAAAAGATTAAAGATACTCTGCGTCGTCATCATAACTTCCCGACTAATCCGGCCCGTAAGTTCGGTATCGACTGTGTCTTTTCTACTGAGCAGTTGAAATATCCTCAAGCGGATGGTTCCGTGTGTGGAGTGAAGTCGACAGCAGAAGGACCAAAACGCATGGATTGTGCCAGTGGTTTTGGTGCTGCAACTGTCGTCACGGCAACATTTGGCTTTGTGGCGGTATCACGTATCGTTGAAAAGCTAATTCAAAAGCATAAGAAGTAA
- a CDS encoding outer membrane protein OmpK — protein sequence MRKSLLTLSLLAATSAPVFAADYSDGDIHKNDFKFLQFNLMGAFDELPGESSHDYLEMEFGGRSGMFDLYGYVDVFNLLTDEGSDKAGDSNSKMFMKFAPRMSIDALTGKDLSFGPVEELFVASEMTWDGKNGGVNNQKIGLGSNVMVPWLGKIGLNLYGTYDGNQKDWNGYQVSTNWFKPFYFFENGSFISYQGYIDYQFGMRKELGATASKGGVMFNGLYWHSDRYAVGYGLKAYKDVYGIKDSNSFKSSGIAHYVAVSYKF from the coding sequence ATGCGTAAATCACTTCTAACATTAAGCCTTCTTGCTGCAACTTCTGCACCGGTTTTTGCTGCTGACTATTCAGATGGCGACATCCACAAGAACGACTTCAAGTTTTTGCAGTTCAACCTAATGGGTGCATTTGATGAGCTTCCAGGTGAGAGCTCACATGACTACCTAGAAATGGAATTTGGTGGACGTTCTGGCATGTTTGATCTGTACGGCTACGTTGATGTATTCAACCTGCTTACCGATGAAGGCAGTGATAAAGCTGGCGACTCGAATTCAAAAATGTTTATGAAGTTTGCACCACGCATGTCGATTGATGCTCTAACAGGTAAAGATCTCTCTTTTGGCCCTGTCGAAGAATTATTTGTTGCTTCTGAGATGACTTGGGATGGTAAAAACGGCGGCGTGAACAACCAAAAGATTGGTCTTGGCTCAAACGTTATGGTTCCTTGGTTAGGTAAAATTGGCCTAAACCTTTACGGAACTTATGACGGCAATCAAAAAGATTGGAACGGCTACCAAGTATCAACCAACTGGTTTAAGCCATTCTACTTCTTCGAAAATGGTTCGTTTATCTCTTACCAAGGCTACATTGATTACCAGTTTGGTATGAGGAAAGAACTTGGTGCAACGGCAAGCAAAGGCGGCGTAATGTTTAACGGCTTATACTGGCACTCTGATCGCTATGCTGTTGGTTATGGCTTAAAAGCTTATAAAGATGTTTACGGTATCAAAGACAGCAACAGCTTCAAATCATCAGGTATTGCTCACTATGTAGCGGTCTCTTACAAATTCTAA
- a CDS encoding DUF2850 domain-containing protein produces the protein MQKWLERSLMLIALIGTLVVIVMYRDLIMRYLSPPLAKSAVYGKWVEQNVPSYAREEFILSAKGVTVHGSVVATDFSLDEKTLSYKVGSSIRRFDFVDQHHTEIKLNSHDHYLPVFHLEGRSHLKVL, from the coding sequence ATGCAAAAATGGCTCGAGCGTTCATTAATGCTTATTGCGTTAATTGGAACCTTGGTTGTGATAGTGATGTACCGAGACTTAATTATGCGTTATTTAAGTCCACCTTTGGCAAAATCGGCGGTATATGGAAAGTGGGTTGAGCAAAATGTCCCTTCCTATGCACGAGAAGAGTTTATCCTGAGTGCAAAAGGGGTGACTGTCCATGGTTCTGTTGTGGCAACAGATTTTTCTCTTGATGAGAAAACATTGTCATATAAAGTCGGTAGCTCGATTCGTCGATTTGATTTTGTAGACCAGCACCATACTGAGATTAAATTGAACTCGCATGACCATTACCTCCCAGTGTTTCATCTTGAAGGACGTTCTCATTTGAAAGTTCTTTAA
- the csdA gene encoding cysteine desulfurase CsdA yields the protein MLNVDEIRQQFPALNHAADQPALIYLDSAATTQKPQCVIDTISHYYSAQNANVHRGSHRLTAQATGQFEAARERIATFIGAASSKEIIWTRGATEALNLIAQTYARSTLKPGDEILISEMEHHANIVPWQIVAEQTGAKVVKVPMTQDCQFDLEAFKELLSQRCKIVACAQITNVTGTRQPIESIITLAHNVGAVVVIDGAQGIVHETLNLSELGADFYVFSGHKLYAPAGVGVLYGKLELLESMPPWHGGGKMVERVSFERTTFSALPGKFEAGTPNVAGAIALAKAVEWYQSFDQQEVESHLHTLQNKAYLALSQLEDIRILGYQPHASVLTFVIDGVHHQDIATLLDQQDIAVRAGHHCAHPLMDALNVKGTVRVSFGIYNTLEDVDKLIAAVEKALDML from the coding sequence ATGCTAAATGTAGACGAAATTCGCCAACAATTTCCTGCTCTAAACCACGCTGCTGACCAACCAGCGTTAATCTATTTAGACAGTGCAGCAACGACACAAAAACCACAGTGTGTGATTGATACGATAAGTCACTACTACAGTGCACAGAACGCTAATGTGCATCGTGGGAGTCATCGCTTAACAGCCCAAGCAACAGGCCAGTTCGAAGCAGCACGAGAAAGAATCGCAACCTTTATTGGTGCCGCAAGTTCAAAAGAAATCATTTGGACACGAGGGGCGACCGAAGCGCTCAACCTTATTGCTCAGACGTATGCTCGAAGCACGTTAAAACCAGGCGATGAGATATTGATCAGTGAAATGGAGCATCACGCGAATATTGTTCCTTGGCAAATTGTCGCTGAACAAACCGGAGCAAAAGTGGTGAAAGTCCCAATGACTCAAGACTGCCAGTTTGATCTTGAAGCCTTCAAAGAGTTACTTTCACAACGCTGTAAAATTGTCGCCTGTGCGCAGATCACCAATGTAACAGGAACTCGACAACCCATTGAAAGCATCATCACTCTGGCCCATAACGTAGGCGCGGTTGTCGTAATTGACGGAGCTCAAGGCATTGTTCATGAAACACTAAATCTCTCTGAATTAGGCGCTGACTTTTACGTTTTTTCTGGCCATAAGCTCTACGCTCCAGCAGGCGTTGGGGTACTGTATGGTAAGCTTGAGTTGTTAGAAAGCATGCCACCATGGCACGGCGGTGGTAAAATGGTGGAAAGAGTCTCTTTCGAACGCACCACTTTTTCTGCTTTGCCGGGTAAATTTGAGGCAGGTACACCGAATGTAGCAGGTGCGATCGCTCTAGCAAAAGCTGTGGAATGGTATCAAAGCTTTGACCAACAAGAGGTAGAATCCCACTTACATACCCTGCAAAACAAAGCTTATCTCGCCTTAAGCCAGCTTGAGGATATTCGTATTCTCGGCTACCAACCTCATGCTTCCGTTCTAACTTTTGTCATTGATGGCGTTCATCATCAAGATATCGCGACTTTACTGGATCAACAAGATATCGCGGTTCGCGCAGGCCATCACTGTGCCCACCCATTGATGGATGCATTGAATGTCAAAGGCACAGTACGTGTCTCATTTGGTATTTACAATACTTTAGAAGATGTCGATAAGCTGATTGCCGCAGTAGAAAAAGCGCTAGATATGCTTTAG
- a CDS encoding RNA polymerase sigma factor — protein MMSESPQTLGRSEWIVYMDKVKARDKDAFAFVFRFYAPKLKQFAFKHVGNEQIAMEMVQETMATVWQKAHLYDGSKSALSTWIYTILRNLCFDMLRKQKGKELHIHSDDIWPAEFYPPDLVDHYSPEQDMLKEQVLKFLNILPKNQREVLQAVYLEELPHQQVADMFDIPLGTVKSRLRLAVEKLRHSMHTEQL, from the coding sequence ATGATGAGTGAAAGCCCACAAACGTTAGGGCGGAGTGAATGGATAGTGTACATGGATAAAGTGAAAGCAAGAGATAAAGATGCTTTCGCTTTCGTTTTCCGTTTTTATGCGCCCAAACTCAAGCAATTTGCCTTCAAGCATGTCGGCAACGAACAGATAGCAATGGAGATGGTTCAAGAAACCATGGCGACAGTATGGCAGAAAGCCCATCTCTATGACGGTAGCAAAAGTGCATTGTCTACTTGGATTTATACTATCCTTCGTAATCTTTGTTTTGACATGCTTCGTAAACAAAAAGGAAAGGAACTACATATTCATTCAGATGACATATGGCCAGCTGAATTTTATCCACCCGACTTAGTTGACCATTATTCTCCTGAACAGGACATGCTAAAAGAACAGGTTTTGAAGTTTTTGAATATTTTACCCAAGAATCAGAGAGAGGTACTTCAAGCCGTTTATCTTGAAGAATTACCCCATCAGCAGGTTGCTGATATGTTTGACATCCCTTTAGGAACAGTGAAGTCCCGTTTGAGGCTTGCCGTAGAAAAATTAAGGCATTCAATGCATACGGAGCAATTATGA
- a CDS encoding DJ-1 family glyoxalase III: MNKKILVPIAPGTEEMEAVTVIDMMVRAGYDVTVASADFDGSLTMQASRGVTLTADCKLVDIADDEFDVIVLSGGVKGAEVFRDSTVMMEMLKQHMYEGKLVAAICAAPALVLQHHQLYQNALMTCHPSFQDKIPQDKWRPKRVTIDINHNLITSQGPGTALEFAMEIIIKLSGKAHAWSVAEPMITLPTLHYHKLGEASC, from the coding sequence ATGAATAAAAAAATCTTAGTTCCTATCGCACCTGGTACTGAAGAGATGGAAGCCGTTACGGTTATCGATATGATGGTACGAGCAGGTTATGATGTCACCGTCGCCAGCGCTGACTTCGATGGCTCGTTAACCATGCAAGCCTCACGAGGAGTAACACTGACCGCTGATTGCAAGCTGGTCGACATTGCCGATGATGAGTTTGATGTTATCGTGCTATCCGGTGGCGTGAAAGGCGCAGAAGTTTTTCGCGACAGTACGGTCATGATGGAGATGCTAAAGCAGCATATGTATGAAGGAAAACTGGTCGCTGCTATATGTGCCGCCCCAGCTCTCGTTCTTCAGCACCACCAGCTTTATCAAAACGCACTGATGACTTGTCACCCGAGTTTTCAAGATAAAATCCCACAGGATAAATGGCGTCCCAAACGCGTTACTATCGATATCAATCATAACTTGATCACTAGCCAAGGCCCCGGCACGGCCTTAGAGTTTGCCATGGAGATCATTATTAAGCTGTCAGGAAAAGCGCATGCTTGGTCGGTAGCAGAGCCGATGATTACCTTACCAACACTGCACTATCACAAGCTGGGTGAAGCATCATGCTAA
- the csdE gene encoding cysteine desulfurase sulfur acceptor subunit CsdE, producing the protein MIEFPISPFGRDITSEEIVATMQQFKGWEDRYRQVIQWGKQLPQMPEALKSEQVTVSGCESLVWLVSKEQEGVWYFCADSDARIVRGLIALVMAAYDGKTAEQIQAFDIDAYFDQLGLIAHLSPSRGNGLKAIVEKIKDLVPRDLGCERAEARLGIDL; encoded by the coding sequence ATGATTGAGTTTCCTATTTCACCTTTTGGTCGTGATATTACCAGCGAAGAGATTGTTGCAACGATGCAGCAGTTTAAAGGTTGGGAAGACCGTTATCGTCAGGTCATTCAATGGGGTAAACAATTACCACAGATGCCTGAAGCACTTAAATCAGAGCAGGTTACGGTATCTGGCTGTGAAAGCCTAGTGTGGTTGGTGAGCAAAGAGCAAGAAGGTGTATGGTACTTCTGTGCAGACTCTGACGCACGTATCGTGCGTGGCCTGATTGCCTTAGTGATGGCGGCTTACGACGGTAAAACAGCAGAACAAATTCAAGCGTTTGATATCGATGCTTATTTTGACCAGCTTGGTTTAATTGCTCATTTAAGCCCATCACGAGGCAATGGATTGAAAGCGATTGTGGAGAAGATTAAGGACCTAGTTCCTAGGGACTTAGGTTGTGAGCGAGCCGAAGCGAGGCTGGGAATCGATTTGTAG
- the panE gene encoding 2-dehydropantoate 2-reductase has product MNILILGPGSIGSLWATKLQLAGHNVSLWARNSHKRLSIKLDQDPEISFANQNISALKNADLILVTVKACQVELAIQPLLKHIPPETIVMLMHNGMGTAKFITKKLASNPIVIATTTHGAYKPAPNHVLHTGFGTTHMGGFNSKGTQCHFLQAVMNHALPTVDWQVDIQPALWNKLAINCVINPLTAIHQCKNGQLAAPEFQPMINNLIQELVEVMSKEEIEVEFASLHAITMQVIHATAENYSSMRQDIFHQRDTEIDFITGYVMHCAEQHQIAVPENAKLYRRIKQIEHSWKNNE; this is encoded by the coding sequence GTGAATATTCTTATCCTTGGCCCGGGCTCCATTGGCTCTCTCTGGGCAACCAAATTGCAACTTGCTGGCCACAATGTTTCGTTATGGGCCAGAAACTCGCACAAACGCCTCTCGATTAAACTGGATCAAGACCCTGAGATCAGCTTTGCTAATCAAAACATTTCTGCTCTGAAAAACGCTGATCTTATCCTAGTCACTGTTAAGGCCTGCCAGGTAGAGCTGGCGATTCAGCCGTTGTTGAAACATATCCCGCCTGAAACTATCGTGATGTTGATGCACAACGGAATGGGCACTGCCAAATTCATAACCAAGAAGCTGGCAAGTAACCCGATTGTCATCGCCACCACCACCCATGGTGCATACAAACCTGCTCCCAATCATGTTCTTCATACTGGGTTCGGTACTACCCACATGGGCGGCTTCAATAGTAAAGGAACTCAGTGTCACTTTCTTCAAGCGGTCATGAACCATGCCTTACCCACCGTTGATTGGCAGGTCGACATTCAACCCGCCCTGTGGAACAAGCTTGCAATAAATTGTGTGATCAACCCATTAACGGCCATTCATCAATGCAAAAATGGTCAGCTTGCAGCCCCAGAGTTCCAGCCAATGATAAACAATCTGATCCAAGAATTGGTTGAAGTCATGAGCAAAGAAGAGATTGAGGTAGAGTTTGCTTCGCTGCACGCTATCACCATGCAAGTGATTCATGCTACGGCTGAAAATTATTCGTCAATGAGACAAGATATTTTTCATCAACGCGATACCGAGATAGACTTTATTACAGGGTACGTCATGCATTGTGCTGAGCAACACCAAATTGCAGTACCAGAAAATGCCAAACTTTATCGCCGCATCAAACAAATTGAACACAGCTGGAAAAATAATGAATAA
- a CDS encoding LON peptidase substrate-binding domain-containing protein, with product MNEVMLFPLTSVVLPEGKMKLRIFEPRYKRMVKECSLNNVGFGLCLVENTAASDKQSKIATVGTLVQIVDFEQLSDGLLGITVVGIKRFSVGRMWTESDGLRKAQVDWMENWSLPKDVPDFSGLSEHLAEIHNSLSQFNELYSHRFYDDPNWVTQRWLELLPLDCASFEHLAGGSHCITALNFLNHAMGYRKTI from the coding sequence ATGAACGAAGTGATGTTGTTTCCACTAACGTCGGTTGTGTTACCCGAAGGGAAAATGAAATTACGCATTTTTGAACCGCGCTATAAAAGAATGGTGAAAGAGTGCAGCCTAAATAACGTCGGCTTCGGGTTGTGTTTGGTTGAAAACACTGCGGCTAGTGATAAACAGAGCAAAATAGCGACTGTGGGTACCCTTGTTCAAATTGTTGATTTTGAGCAGTTGAGTGATGGACTGTTAGGCATTACTGTTGTTGGAATTAAACGATTTTCAGTTGGGCGTATGTGGACTGAATCCGATGGTTTGCGCAAAGCGCAGGTAGATTGGATGGAAAATTGGTCGTTGCCTAAGGATGTCCCTGATTTTTCTGGTCTGAGTGAACATCTCGCTGAGATTCATAATAGTTTGTCTCAGTTCAATGAGCTCTATTCCCATCGTTTTTACGACGATCCTAATTGGGTCACACAACGTTGGTTAGAGTTGTTGCCATTAGATTGTGCTTCCTTTGAACATCTGGCTGGGGGTAGTCATTGCATCACGGCATTAAATTTCCTCAATCATGCCATGGGATATAGAAAAACCATCTAG
- the argA gene encoding amino-acid N-acetyltransferase, with product MYVVKTRSTALVKGFRQSTPYVNAHRGKTMVVMLSGEAVADKNFGNIINDIALMHSLGIKVVIVFGARPQINQQLVKHGLITPYHKNIRITDEAALSVVMQVAGQLQLAITARLSMSLGNTPMAGTQLNVISGNFVIAQPLGIDEGVDYCHSGRIRRIDTHAIHRALEQNSIVLFGPVAGSVTGECFNLLSENVATELAIKLGADKLIGFCAEQGVIDDHGNAVAELFPIEAERAIQKLTDDQADGCGAHADAVGFLNAAIHACRAGVPRCHLISYKVDGALIQELFSFDGIGTQIVVASAEQVREANINDIGGILDLILPLEEQGILVRRSREQLEQEVRQFTIIEKDGLIIGCAALYPYFDERKAEMACVAIHPDYRDGNRGLLLLNHMKHRSKSTNIEQIFVLTTRSLHWFREQGFYEVSLDYLPNAKQDLYNFQRKSKILALDL from the coding sequence ATGTATGTCGTGAAAACTCGTAGTACGGCATTGGTCAAAGGATTTCGCCAATCTACCCCTTATGTCAATGCTCACCGTGGAAAAACCATGGTGGTGATGCTCAGTGGCGAAGCGGTCGCTGATAAAAACTTCGGTAATATTATCAACGATATAGCTTTGATGCATAGCTTGGGCATCAAAGTCGTGATTGTTTTTGGTGCAAGGCCACAAATAAACCAACAACTCGTCAAACATGGGCTGATTACGCCCTATCACAAAAACATCCGCATTACCGATGAAGCGGCACTTTCTGTGGTTATGCAGGTTGCAGGACAACTTCAGCTTGCGATTACTGCACGCCTCTCCATGAGCCTTGGTAATACGCCTATGGCAGGAACACAACTTAATGTTATTAGCGGTAATTTTGTCATCGCTCAACCACTGGGGATTGATGAAGGTGTGGATTATTGTCACAGCGGGCGCATTCGTCGCATTGATACTCATGCAATCCATCGAGCATTGGAGCAAAATTCCATCGTACTTTTTGGTCCGGTTGCAGGCTCAGTGACTGGGGAATGCTTTAACTTACTTTCTGAAAATGTTGCCACCGAACTGGCGATTAAACTTGGCGCGGATAAATTGATTGGCTTTTGCGCTGAGCAAGGCGTCATCGATGACCATGGCAATGCCGTTGCAGAATTATTCCCGATAGAAGCAGAACGAGCCATACAAAAGCTTACCGATGATCAAGCTGATGGTTGTGGTGCTCATGCCGATGCCGTTGGCTTTCTCAATGCTGCTATCCATGCCTGCCGAGCGGGTGTACCACGTTGTCACTTGATCAGCTACAAAGTCGATGGTGCCCTGATTCAAGAATTATTTTCATTCGATGGTATTGGAACTCAAATCGTCGTGGCAAGCGCCGAACAAGTTCGCGAAGCCAACATAAATGATATTGGTGGTATCTTAGATCTGATTCTCCCCCTTGAAGAACAAGGTATCTTAGTGCGTCGTTCTAGAGAGCAGCTAGAGCAAGAGGTTCGCCAATTTACGATTATTGAAAAGGATGGCTTGATCATCGGCTGCGCAGCTTTATATCCCTATTTTGATGAGCGTAAAGCAGAAATGGCCTGCGTTGCGATTCACCCCGATTACCGTGATGGTAACCGAGGGCTCTTACTGTTAAACCATATGAAGCATCGCTCTAAAAGTACCAATATCGAACAGATCTTTGTCTTGACGACACGCAGCTTGCACTGGTTCCGCGAGCAAGGTTTCTACGAAGTCAGTCTGGATTATCTTCCTAATGCAAAGCAAGATTTATACAACTTTCAAAGGAAGTCCAAAATCTTAGCGCTGGATCTTTAA
- the mltA gene encoding murein transglycosylase A codes for MFTKLFPIASLSILFGCATTTEPEQHALAQQYVDGTFTHILNRVEVVESNKPQDFTEFPKQAEQVVTHSPSMAKMYQPLYEKLKEWALQSGDTTALGDYGIKVAQLGGGDKQGNVLFTGYFSPVMELRHTPNQEYKYPVYGKPDCQSHCPTRAEIYNGALEGQGLVLGYAPNLIDPFMMEVQGSGFVHFEDDDTLEYFAYAGKNNKAYVSIGRILIERGEVPREKMSLKAIKEWVAKHDDQTVRELLEQNPSYVFFEPQADAPVTGSAGIPLLPMASVAGDRSILPMGTPILAEVPLLTKDGKWSGAHQLRLLIVLDTGGAVKQNHLDLYHGMGPRAGTEAGHYKHFGRVWKLGLENTPTQAPWALSPEKLQ; via the coding sequence GTGTTTACAAAACTCTTTCCTATTGCGTCTCTAAGCATCCTCTTTGGCTGTGCCACAACTACTGAACCAGAGCAGCACGCACTTGCTCAACAATACGTAGATGGTACTTTTACGCATATTTTAAATAGAGTCGAGGTGGTTGAATCGAATAAACCTCAAGACTTTACAGAATTTCCTAAGCAAGCGGAACAAGTGGTCACTCATTCACCTTCGATGGCAAAAATGTACCAACCTTTGTATGAAAAACTGAAGGAATGGGCGTTGCAAAGTGGTGATACAACGGCTCTGGGTGATTATGGAATTAAGGTTGCCCAACTGGGTGGAGGTGATAAGCAAGGCAATGTTCTGTTTACTGGCTATTTTTCTCCGGTGATGGAGTTGCGTCATACTCCTAATCAAGAATACAAATATCCAGTTTATGGGAAACCTGATTGTCAAAGTCACTGTCCGACTCGTGCTGAGATTTACAATGGGGCTTTAGAAGGGCAAGGGTTGGTTTTAGGCTATGCCCCTAATTTGATTGATCCATTTATGATGGAAGTGCAAGGCAGTGGCTTTGTTCACTTTGAAGATGACGATACTTTAGAGTATTTCGCGTATGCAGGAAAAAATAACAAAGCCTACGTTAGTATTGGTCGAATCCTCATTGAGCGTGGCGAAGTGCCGCGGGAAAAAATGTCGCTGAAAGCCATTAAAGAATGGGTGGCTAAACACGATGATCAAACGGTACGTGAACTGCTTGAGCAAAATCCATCGTATGTTTTTTTTGAGCCTCAAGCGGATGCGCCTGTTACAGGTTCGGCAGGGATTCCATTATTGCCAATGGCTTCTGTTGCAGGGGATCGATCTATTCTGCCCATGGGTACCCCTATTTTGGCTGAAGTTCCATTATTGACTAAAGACGGCAAGTGGAGTGGAGCACACCAGTTGCGCCTGCTCATTGTCTTGGACACGGGCGGAGCGGTTAAGCAGAACCATCTGGATCTCTATCATGGTATGGGGCCAAGAGCCGGAACAGAAGCTGGCCACTATAAGCATTTTGGTCGAGTTTGGAAATTGGGTCTAGAAAATACACCGACCCAAGCTCCTTGGGCTTTATCGCCAGAAAAGTTACAATAA